The region CCGCCGCCGTGCGCCGGGCCGCGCTGCGGGGCGACGGCTGGCTGCCGCAGGGGGATCCGCGCGAGCGGCTGCCGGAGCAGATCGCCCGCCTGTACCGGATCAGGGAGGAGGCGGGGATCTCCGCGCCTCTCGTCGTGGGGGCCATCACCGAGCCCCTGTATGTCGGCACGCCCGGCTGGCAGGTCGGGCGGCGCACCGTGAGCGGGGCCCCGGAGGCGGTCGCCGAGTCGTTGCGGGCGTACCGGGCGATGGGGGTGCACCAGATCCAGGTGCGGTTCCGGGCGCGGGGGCTGAGTGAGCTCGTCGACCAGATCGCGGCGTTCGGCGCCGACGTCGCGCCCCACCTCAACTAGATCGCACCCCATCTCAACCAGATCGCGCCTCACCTCAAGCAGGGAGTCAGGGCATGGGCAAGCTGGACGGACGCGTCGTCATCGTCACCGGGGCGGCGCGCGGGCAGGGCGAGCAGGAGGCGCGGCTGTTCGCCGCGGAGGGTGCCAGGGTCGTCGTCGCGGACGTGCTCGACGACCGGGGCGAGGACGTGGCCAAGGAGCTGGACGCGCTCTACGTCCACCTCGACGTGGGCCGGGAGGACGACTGGGCGGCCGCCGTCGCCGCCGTGAAGGGCGCGTACGGGCGGATCGACGGGCTGGTAAACAACGCGGGCATCCTGCGCTTCAACGCCCTCGTGGACACCCCGTTGGACGAGTTCCTCCAGGTCGTGCAGGTCAACCAGGTCGGCTGCTTCCTCGGGATCAAGACGGTGGCGGGGGAGATCGCCGCGGCCGGCGGGGGCACGATCGTCAACACGGCCTCGTACACCGCGATGACCGGGATGGCGGCCGTGGGCACGTACACGGCGACCAAGCACGCCATCCTCGGCCTCACCCGCGTCGCCGCCCTGGAGCTGGCGCACCAGCGGATACGGGTCAACGCCATCTGCCCGGGCGCCGTCGACACCCCCATGTCGAACCCGGCCCAGCTCGACCCGACGGCCGACCCGGAGGAGATGACCAGGGCCCTGGACGAGCTGTACAGCAAGCTCGTGCCGCTCGGGCGGGTGGGCAGGCCCGAGGAGGTCGCCCGGCTCGCCCTCTTCCTGACCTCCGAGGACTCCTCGTACATCACCGGGCAGCCGTTCGTGATCGACGGGGGGTGGCTGGCGGGGGTCAGCGTTCTGTGAGGCCCAGCACCAGCTGACGGTTCGTCAGCTATTGACGCTTCACGGGCTCGGTGCAACAGTCGGCGGCAAGTAGATCTGACGGAACGTCAGATACGAATGTGGGGACGGTGAACCTCCTTGGAATTCGGGCTCTTTGTACAGGGATACGTGGGCAAGCGCGCCGAGACCGACCCGCTCGCGGAGCACAAGGCGCTGATGGAGGAGACCGAGTACGTCATCCAGGCGGACAAGTCCGGCTTCAAGTACGCCTGGGCGTCCGAGCACCACTTCCTGGAGGAGTACTCGCACCTCTCGGCGAACGACGTCTACCTCGGCTATCTCGCCCACGCCACGGACCGCATCCACCTCGGCTCGGGCATCTTCAACCCGCTCGCCCAGGTCAACCACCCGGTGAAGGTCGCCGAGAAGGTCGCCATGCTCGACCACCTCAGCGAGAACCGCTTCGAGTTCGGCAGCGGACGGGGCGCGGGCAGCCACGAGATCCTCGGCTTCCTCCCCGGCATCACCGACATGAACTACACCAAGGAGATCTGGGAAGAGACCATCGCCGAGTTCCCGAAGATGTGGCTCCAGGACGAGTACGTCGGGTTCCAGGGCAAGCACTGGCAGCTCCCGCCCCGCAAGGTGCTCCCCAAGCCGTACGGGAAGGCGCACCCCGCGATGTGGTACGCCGCCGGGTCGCCACCCTCGTACGCCATGGCCGCCCGCAAGGGCCTGGGCGTGCTCGGCTTCAGCGTGCAGAAGGTCTCCGACATGGAGTGGGTGCTCCAGCAGTACAAGACCGCCATCGTGGACGCCGAGCCCGTCGGGGCCTTCGTCAACGACAACGTGATGGTGACGACGACGGCCATCTGCGCGCCGACCCACGACGAGGCGATACGGATCGCGGTCGGCGGCGGACTGCACTACCTCCCCTCCCTCGTCTTCCGCTACCACGACACCTTCCCGCGCCCCGAGGGCTTCCCCGTCTGGCCGGAGACGCTCCCCGAGTACAACGCGGAGTTCGTCGAACTCCTCATCGAGGAGGAGCTGTTGATCTGTGGTGACCCGGACGAGGTGCTCACCCAGTGCAAGCGGTGGGAGCAGGCGGGAGCCGACCAGCTCTCCTTCGGGCTGCCGGTCGGGGTCCCGAAGGAGGAGACCCTGCAGACGATCCGGCTGATCGGCGAGCACGTGATTCCGAAGATCGACACGGATCCGGTGCACCGGACGACCCGTTTCCGGCAAGCGGTCTGAGGAGGGTGCGGCCATGCTCGACCACGTCATCAAGGGCGCGACCGTCGTGGACGGCACGGGCGCGCCCGGCTACACCGCGGACGTCGCCATCCGCGACGGCCGTATCGCCGCGATCGGCACCGTCACGGAGGCGTCCCGCACGAGCGAGGACGCCTCCGGTCTCGTCCTGGCCCCCGGATTCGTCGACCCGCACACGCACTACGACGCCCAGCTCTTCTGGGACCCCTACGCCACCCCGTCCCTGAACCACGGGGTGACGACGGTCGCGGGCGGCAACTGCGGCTTCACCCTCGCCCCGCTGAATCCGGCACGGCCCGAGGACGCCGACTACACGCGCCGCATGATGTCCAAGGTCGAGGGGATGTCGCTGGTCGCCCTGGAGGAGGGGGCGCCCTGGAACTGGCACAGCTTCGGCGACTACCTCGACGCCCTGGAGGGGCGGATCGCCGTCAACGCGGGCTTCATGGTGGGGCACTGCGCGCTGCGGCGGTACGTCATGGGCGCGGACGCGGTGGGCGGGCAGCCGACCGGGGAACAGCTGGAGCAGATGCTCGCCCTCTTCCACGAGGCGATGGAGGCGGGAGCCTGGGGCCTGTCCACCACCCAGTCCTCCACCCACTCCGACGGCGACGGGAAACCGGTGGCGTCCCGGCACGCGAAACCTGCGGAGTTGCTGGCTTTGAGCAGGGCCGTCGGCGAGCACGAGGGCACCCAGATCGAGGCGATCGTCGCCGGCTGCCTCGACCAGTTCAGCGACGACGAGATCGACCTCTTCGTCGAGATGAGCGCCGCGGCGGGCCGCCCGCTCAACTGGAACGTGCTGACCGTCGACGCCGCCGTCCCCGAGCGCGTGCCGAGGCAACTGGTCGCGAGCGAACGGGCGCGGAAGGCGGGCGGCCGGGTGGTGGCCCTCACCATGCCGATCCTCACCCCCATGAACATGTCCCTGGGCACGTTCTGCGCGCTGAACCTGATCCCCGGGTGGGGGCCGATCCTCGCCCTGCCCGTCCCGGAGCGCATCGCACGGCTGCGGGACCTC is a window of Streptomyces mirabilis DNA encoding:
- a CDS encoding SDR family NAD(P)-dependent oxidoreductase gives rise to the protein MGKLDGRVVIVTGAARGQGEQEARLFAAEGARVVVADVLDDRGEDVAKELDALYVHLDVGREDDWAAAVAAVKGAYGRIDGLVNNAGILRFNALVDTPLDEFLQVVQVNQVGCFLGIKTVAGEIAAAGGGTIVNTASYTAMTGMAAVGTYTATKHAILGLTRVAALELAHQRIRVNAICPGAVDTPMSNPAQLDPTADPEEMTRALDELYSKLVPLGRVGRPEEVARLALFLTSEDSSYITGQPFVIDGGWLAGVSVL
- a CDS encoding LLM class flavin-dependent oxidoreductase; translation: MEFGLFVQGYVGKRAETDPLAEHKALMEETEYVIQADKSGFKYAWASEHHFLEEYSHLSANDVYLGYLAHATDRIHLGSGIFNPLAQVNHPVKVAEKVAMLDHLSENRFEFGSGRGAGSHEILGFLPGITDMNYTKEIWEETIAEFPKMWLQDEYVGFQGKHWQLPPRKVLPKPYGKAHPAMWYAAGSPPSYAMAARKGLGVLGFSVQKVSDMEWVLQQYKTAIVDAEPVGAFVNDNVMVTTTAICAPTHDEAIRIAVGGGLHYLPSLVFRYHDTFPRPEGFPVWPETLPEYNAEFVELLIEEELLICGDPDEVLTQCKRWEQAGADQLSFGLPVGVPKEETLQTIRLIGEHVIPKIDTDPVHRTTRFRQAV
- a CDS encoding N-acyl-D-amino-acid deacylase family protein: MRCTGRPVSGKRSEEGAAMLDHVIKGATVVDGTGAPGYTADVAIRDGRIAAIGTVTEASRTSEDASGLVLAPGFVDPHTHYDAQLFWDPYATPSLNHGVTTVAGGNCGFTLAPLNPARPEDADYTRRMMSKVEGMSLVALEEGAPWNWHSFGDYLDALEGRIAVNAGFMVGHCALRRYVMGADAVGGQPTGEQLEQMLALFHEAMEAGAWGLSTTQSSTHSDGDGKPVASRHAKPAELLALSRAVGEHEGTQIEAIVAGCLDQFSDDEIDLFVEMSAAAGRPLNWNVLTVDAAVPERVPRQLVASERARKAGGRVVALTMPILTPMNMSLGTFCALNLIPGWGPILALPVPERIARLRDLSVRAEMLARANSKEAGVFRRLANFGRYVIGDTYSPANDGLTGQVVKDIAARRHQEPFECLVEICAHDDLRTVLWPMPTDNDTDSWTLRAETWQHPDVMLGGSDAGAHLDRMCGAPYTTRFLGDCLRGRKLTTLEAAVKMLTDDPARLFGLRERGRIAEGFHADLVLFDPERIDAGKATLVHDLPGDSPRLDSKAIGITAVWVNGVESIRGDVVTGAVPGKVLRSGRDTQTVSTR